In Aureibaculum algae, the following are encoded in one genomic region:
- a CDS encoding NADase-type glycan-binding domain-containing protein, whose amino-acid sequence MTHPIKSFLIILTITCFSSFTIAQNTNFTTEKIITPKLGKSHDISESGIKAYQKIQTKLNRIQNDYEKMGSEGISKSDAVYLELHEMDTPPNSTDTPGCSWYCAALINNVIASSTLDKSDTYKAWNIHDFDLSNTWATNKNKGIGERITFVFGRTKTLSIHQIQIYNGYQKSESTWENNSRAKKLALSINGKQYAYLELEDVRNVQIFTIDAQKFLADTNLTFDLKIMEIYPGKKYDDLCISEINFDGAGDH is encoded by the coding sequence ATGACACATCCTATAAAATCATTTTTAATCATTTTGACCATAACCTGTTTTAGCTCTTTTACAATAGCTCAAAATACTAATTTTACTACTGAAAAAATAATTACACCCAAACTAGGTAAAAGTCATGATATTTCTGAAAGCGGTATAAAAGCTTATCAGAAGATTCAAACCAAATTAAATCGAATCCAAAATGATTATGAAAAAATGGGATCTGAAGGAATATCGAAATCAGATGCAGTATATTTAGAATTGCATGAAATGGATACGCCTCCCAATTCAACGGATACTCCTGGTTGCAGCTGGTATTGTGCTGCATTAATAAATAATGTTATCGCCAGCAGTACGCTTGACAAATCTGATACCTATAAAGCCTGGAATATCCATGATTTTGACTTGTCCAATACTTGGGCTACAAATAAAAACAAAGGTATTGGTGAGCGTATAACTTTTGTTTTTGGCAGAACAAAAACCTTATCAATTCATCAAATACAAATTTATAACGGATATCAAAAATCAGAATCTACTTGGGAAAATAATAGTAGAGCAAAAAAGTTAGCCTTAAGTATAAATGGTAAACAGTATGCATACCTTGAACTTGAAGATGTAAGAAATGTTCAAATATTTACTATTGATGCTCAAAAATTTTTAGCGGACACCAATCTAACTTTCGATCTTAAAATCATGGAAATCTATCCTGGAAAAAAATATGACGATTTGTGTATCTCTGAAATTAATTTTGATGGTGCTGGAGATCATTAA
- a CDS encoding NADP-dependent isocitrate dehydrogenase translates to MSKSAPIIYTKTDEAPALATASFLPIVQAFTKSSGITIEPKDISLAARILAAFSDFLREDQKVVDALAELAILVNKPEANIIKLPNVSASIPQLKAAIEELQSKGYALPNYPDEPQNDEEKSIKSRYEKIKGSAVNPVLREGNSDRRAPKAVKNYAKRNPHSMGAWSSSSKTHVATMSHGDFFHNEKSVTLPEATSIKIIHTDNQGKTTALKENLDLLKGEIIDATVMSKKALIEFLEEQVIDAKEKGVLFSLHMKATMMKVSDPIIFGHAVRVFFKNVFEKHAAVLDKIGVDVNNGFGNLLSQLDELPEATRKEIEADIETDLKNGPALAMVNSDKGITNLNVPSDVIIDASMPAMIRTSGQMWNADGKQQDTKAVIPDSSYAGIYEATINFCKENGAFDPTTMGTVPNVGLMAQKAEEYGSHDKTFEIKSDGKVQVIDTNGNVLLEHNVEQGDIWRMCQAKDAPIQNWIKLAVDRAKATQIPTVFWLDKNRAHDAELIKKVNQYLPNHDTSGLEIKILSPEEATLYTLKRLKNGEDTISVSGNVLRDYLTDLFPILEVGTSAKMLSIVPLMNGGGLFETGAGGSAPKHVQQFLEENHLRWDSLGEFLALAVSLDYYGNVNNNEKAKILAETLDDATDKLLETSKNPSRKVGELDNRGSQFYLTLYWAEALASQTKDTELQHHFKPVAEDLKSNESEIINHLNEIQGVPVNIDGYYAPKESLITEAMRPDKIFNDILSQL, encoded by the coding sequence ATGTCAAAATCAGCACCTATTATTTATACAAAAACAGACGAAGCTCCTGCATTAGCAACGGCTTCTTTTTTACCAATAGTACAAGCATTTACTAAATCTTCCGGTATTACAATTGAACCCAAAGACATCTCTTTAGCTGCAAGAATTTTGGCAGCTTTTTCAGATTTTTTAAGAGAAGATCAAAAAGTTGTTGATGCATTGGCTGAATTAGCAATATTAGTTAATAAACCTGAAGCGAACATTATTAAATTACCAAATGTAAGTGCTTCTATCCCACAATTAAAGGCAGCAATTGAAGAATTACAATCTAAGGGTTATGCCCTACCCAACTATCCGGATGAGCCGCAAAACGATGAAGAAAAGAGTATCAAAAGTCGATATGAAAAAATTAAGGGTAGTGCTGTAAACCCAGTATTACGCGAAGGAAACTCTGACAGAAGAGCTCCAAAAGCAGTTAAGAATTACGCCAAAAGAAATCCACATTCAATGGGAGCTTGGTCTTCTAGTTCTAAAACACATGTTGCCACGATGTCTCATGGTGATTTTTTCCATAATGAAAAATCAGTTACACTTCCAGAGGCAACCTCAATAAAAATAATACATACAGACAATCAAGGTAAAACAACCGCTCTAAAAGAAAATTTAGATCTATTAAAAGGTGAAATTATTGACGCTACTGTAATGAGTAAAAAGGCATTGATTGAATTTTTAGAAGAACAGGTTATAGATGCTAAAGAAAAAGGTGTGTTATTTTCTTTACACATGAAGGCTACTATGATGAAAGTCTCTGATCCTATTATTTTTGGTCATGCTGTTCGCGTTTTCTTTAAAAATGTTTTTGAGAAACATGCGGCTGTTCTAGATAAAATTGGAGTGGATGTTAATAATGGATTTGGAAATTTACTATCTCAATTAGATGAATTACCAGAAGCTACACGAAAAGAAATTGAGGCTGATATTGAAACTGATTTAAAAAACGGACCTGCTTTAGCAATGGTCAATTCTGATAAAGGTATTACAAACTTAAATGTTCCTAGTGACGTGATTATTGATGCATCAATGCCTGCAATGATCAGAACTTCAGGACAGATGTGGAATGCTGATGGCAAACAACAAGATACGAAAGCTGTAATTCCTGATAGTTCATATGCAGGTATTTATGAAGCTACAATAAACTTCTGTAAAGAAAATGGTGCATTTGACCCAACGACTATGGGTACAGTACCAAACGTAGGCCTAATGGCTCAAAAAGCTGAAGAATATGGTTCTCATGACAAAACTTTTGAAATAAAAAGTGACGGTAAAGTTCAAGTTATAGATACAAACGGTAACGTTTTATTAGAACACAATGTAGAACAGGGTGATATTTGGCGTATGTGTCAAGCTAAAGATGCTCCAATCCAAAACTGGATTAAACTTGCCGTTGATAGAGCAAAAGCAACTCAAATACCCACTGTATTTTGGTTGGATAAAAATAGAGCTCATGATGCTGAATTAATTAAAAAAGTAAATCAATATTTACCGAACCACGATACCTCAGGACTAGAAATTAAAATTCTTTCACCAGAAGAAGCTACATTATATACGCTAAAAAGATTAAAAAATGGAGAGGATACTATTTCAGTAAGTGGTAACGTGCTCCGTGATTATTTAACGGACCTATTTCCTATTTTAGAAGTAGGTACAAGTGCAAAAATGCTATCTATTGTTCCTTTAATGAATGGTGGTGGTTTATTTGAAACGGGTGCAGGTGGTTCTGCTCCAAAACACGTGCAACAATTTTTAGAAGAGAACCATTTAAGATGGGATTCTTTAGGCGAATTCTTAGCATTAGCAGTATCCTTAGATTATTACGGTAACGTAAATAATAATGAAAAAGCTAAAATATTGGCAGAAACATTAGATGATGCTACTGATAAGTTATTGGAAACTAGTAAAAACCCTTCGCGTAAAGTAGGTGAACTAGATAACCGAGGTAGTCAATTTTACTTAACCTTATATTGGGCAGAAGCTCTTGCTTCTCAAACTAAAGACACTGAATTACAGCATCATTTTAAGCCTGTTGCAGAAGATTTAAAGTCTAATGAGAGTGAAATTATAAATCATTTAAACGAAATACAAGGAGTACCTGTAAACATAGATGGGTATTACGCTCCAAAAGAATCTTTGATAACTGAAGCTATGAGACCAGATAAAATATTTAATGATATCTTAAGTCAACTTTAA